A window of Gouania willdenowi chromosome 12, fGouWil2.1, whole genome shotgun sequence contains these coding sequences:
- the LOC114473624 gene encoding tripartite motif-containing protein 16-like has translation MAQEGADLYGETFSCSICLNLLKEPVTVPCGHSYCRTCISSFWDGEAVKNSYSCPQCREAFTPRPVLGKSTMLAEVVEKINKSRRHDAPAVERYATAEDVACDSCTGRKRKAYKSCLVCLASYCKKHLQPHHESAAFKRHKLVDPSEKLQEKICSRHDEVMKIFCRTDQQCICFLCSMDEHKGHDTVSAAAERTEKQRELQESRADIQKNIQDREEDVELLKQQVKTINVSADQTVEHNEQMFSELIRLLQDRRSELKKEVRSKQQTEVSAVRALQEKLEQEISELKKRDAELQQLSHTEDHIQFVLSYSSLSALSVSTHSSIITGPENCFEEVTAAVSELREHLHKVLMEDWTKVCHTVERVDVLQPEPTSRAGFLKYSQEITLDPNTAFIQLSLSEGNRKVTFIKRNQRHPPHPERFTDHCQVLSRESVTGRCYWEVEWRGTGVCVAVSYKSISRAGNESGIGLNNKSWSLICSTNNYTFYHNNIITTVPGPHSSRIGVYVDHTAGILSFYSVCDTMTLLHRVSTTFTEPLHLGLCVYYNVGTTAELCKL, from the coding sequence ATGGCGCAGGAAGGAGCTGATCTGTACGGAGAGACCTTCTCCTGTTCCATCTGTCTGAACCTCCTGAAGGAGCCGGTGACCGTTCCCTGTGGACACAGCTACTGCAGGACGTGTATCAGCAGCTTCTGGGATGGAGAGGCTGTGAAGAACAGCTACAGTTGCCCTCAGTGCAGAGAGGCGTTTACACCGAGGCCTGTCCTGGGGAAAAGCACCATGTTGGCAGAAGTAGTGGAGAAGATAAATAAGAGCAGACGTCACGATGCTCCTGCTGTTGAAAGATACGCTACAGCTGAAGACGTGGCCTGTGATTCCTGCACTGGAAGGAAACGGAAGGCCTACAAGTCCTGTTTGGTGTGTCTGGCCTCTTATTGTAAGAAACATCTTCAGCCTCATCATGAATCTGCTGCATTCAAGAGACACAAGCTGGTGGATCCATCTGAGAAGCTGCAGGAGAAGATCTGCTCTCGTCATGATGAGGTGATGAAGATCTTCTGCCGCACTGATCAGCAGTGTATCTGTTTTCTCTGCTCCATGGATGAACATAAAGGCCACGACACGGTTTCAGCTGCAGCAGAAAGAACTGAGAAGCAGAGAGAGCTGCAGGAGAGTCGAGCTGACATCCAGAAGAACATCCAGGACAGAGAGGAAGATGTGGAGCTGCTGAAACAGCAGGTGAAGACCATCAACGTCTCTGCTGATCAGACAGTGGAGCACAACGAGCAGATGTTCAGTGAGCTGATCCGTCTCCTCCAGGACAGAAGGTCTGAGCTGAAGAAGGAGGTCCGATCCAAGCAGCAGACTGAAGTGAGTGCAGTCCGAGCTCTTCAGGAGAAGCTGGAGCAGGAGATCAGTGAGCTGAAGAAGAGAGACgctgagctgcagcagctctCCCACACTGAGGATCACATCCAGTTTGTCCTCAGCTACAGCTCCCTGTCAGCGCTCAGTGTGTCCACACACTCCTCCATCATCACAGGTCCTGAGAACTGCTTTGAGGAGGTGACAGCAGCTGTGTCAGAGCTCAGAGAACATCTCCACAAAGTCCTGATGGAGGACTGGACCAAAGTCTGTCACACTGTGGAGAGAGTGGATGTTTTACAACCAGAGCCGACGAGCAGAGCTGGATTCTTAAAGTATTCACAGGAAATCACTCTGGATCCAAACACAGCTTTCATTCAGCTCAGTTTATcagaaggaaacagaaaagtaacattcATAAAAAGAAATCAGCGTCATCCTCCTCATCCAGAGAGATTCACTGATCATTGTCAGGTCCTGAGCAGAGAGAGTGTGACTGGACgttgttactgggaggtggagtggaGAGGGACAGGAGTTTGTGTAGCTGTTTCATACAAGAGTATCAGCAGAGCAGGGAATGAATCTGGAATTGGTTTAAATAACAAATCATGGTCTTTAATCTGTTCTACAAACAATTACACATTTTATCACAACAACATCATCACTACAGTCCCAGGTCCTCATTCCTCCAGGATAGGAGTGTACGTGGATCACACAGCAGGTATTCTGAGCTTCTACAGCGTCTGTGACACAATGACTCTCCTCCACAGAGTGAGCACCACCTTCACTGAGCCGCTCCACCTCGGACTCTGTGTTTACTACAATGTTGGAACTACTGCTGAACTCTGTaaactttaa